The Thermoplasmatales archaeon genome segment TGTGGAGGGAGCATGATAAAATAAGGGAGATGGAAAAGGAGATATTTATGGGTAAGAAGGAAAAAATAAAGGAACTTGGGGAGGCGGTAAAAAGCCATTTTTACAAAGAGGATAAGATACTTTTTCCAACAGCTATTGATGTTTTAAGCAATGAAGAATGGAAGGAAATAAGGGAGCAATTTGATGAAATTGGATATTTTGCCTTTGAGCCAGAGAAAATGGCTATAGAAATTAAAAAGGAATTTAAGGAAGGGGTTATAAATTTTGAAACAGGTGAAATGAGGGCTAATGAAATTGAGGCAATGCTGAATACAATTCCATTTGATATTACTTTTGTTGATAAAGATGATACTGTAAAATATTTCAATCAATCCAAGGATAGAATTTTTGTTAGAACAAAAGCCATAATTGGAAGAAAAGTTCAGAATTGCCATCCAAGCAAAAGCGTGCATATTGTAAATAAAATAATTGATGAATTCAAGAAAGGAAAAAGAAATGAGGCAAGCTTCTGGATTGATGTGAATGGAAGGAAAATATTGATAAGATATTTTGCTGTTAGAAAAAATGGAGAATATGTTGGAACAATAGAAGTTACCCAGGATATAACAGATATAAAGAAAATAGAAGGAGAAAAAAGATTGCTTGACTGGGAATAAAATTATATAATACGCTTTTTTTCCTTTTTGATGGATTTTGGAGAAATAGAAAGGAAATGGCAGAAGAAATGGTATGAAGAAAAAATATATGAGGCGAAAAAGGAAAGAGGAAAAAAATTTTTTATACATTTTGCCTATCCTGGAATTTCTGGCTACCTGCATGTAGGGCATATGCGCGGTTTTACTTACGCAGATATAATAGCAAGATACAAAAGAATGCAGGGATATGATGTAATTTTTCCCGCAGGCTTCCATGCGACGGGCTTGCCAGCGGTAAGTCTTGCTAAAAAAGTTGCTCAGGGTGATGAAAAAACAATTGAATATTTGAGAAGAAATGGATGCCCTGAGAAAGTGATAAAAAAGTTAGCTGATGCAAGGGAAGTTGTTAAATATTTCAGCAATGTATATGTTGAAAATTATTGGAAAAAATTTGGCTTTTTAATTGATTATACCCGCCTCACGGATACAATATCTGATGGATACAAAAAATTTATTCAATGGCAGTTCAAAAAGCTTAGGGAAAAAAATCTTCTGGTGCAGAAGCCTCATTTCGCTCCTTTCTGCCCAAATTGCGGACCAGTTGCAGTGGATAAATCTGAAACAGATATATCTGAAGGAGGGGATGCTGAAATTCTTGAATTTGTTGTTATAAAATTTAAGTTTGATGAAAAAATTTTGCCAGCAGCAACCCTGCGCCCCGAAACAATTTTTGGAGTAACAAATATGTGGATTAATGGAAATGAGAAATATGTAATTGCAAAAGTGGGCAAGGAGGAATGGATTGTATCTGAAAAGGGATTTAAAAAATTATCTTTCCAGTTTGAAAATGTTAAAAAAATAGGAGAAATAGAGGGAAAAGAAATTGTTGGGAAAAAATGCATTGCTCCTTTCATAAATAGGGAAATTCCAGTTCTCCATGCAGATTTTGTTGATGTTAATATTGCAACAGGCATTGTAATGAGTGTTCCAGCCCATGCCCCCTATGATTATGTTGCATTATCTGATGCTGGCATGCCAGTAGAGCCAATTAGAATAATTGATTTGCAGGGTTATAAAATTCCTGCAAAAGATATTGTTGAAAAAATGGGAATAAAAAATCAAATGGAAAAAGAAAAACTTGATGAGGCAACTGAGATAATATATAAGGAAGAATTTCATAAAGGAATATTAAACGAAAATTGCGCTGATTATGCAGGAAGAAAAATAAATGACGCAAAGGAGGAAATAAAGGAGGAAATGATTTCAAGAGGAGATGCAGAAATAATGAGGGAATTTTCAAAAAGAGTTGTCTGCAGATGCGGAGAAGAAGTAGTGATTAAAAATATACCAGAGCAATGGTTCATAAAATATAGCGATTTTGGGCTAACTGAAAAAAGCAAGGAATGGATAAAAAATATGAATATTTATCCAGCTGAATATAAAGAGGAGCTTCCAAAAATTCTTGATTGGTTTGGAGATAGGGCTTGCGTCAGGCAGGGCTCATGGCTCGGCACGCCATTTCCTTTTGATGAAAAATGGATTATTGAACCAATTTCAGATTCAACAATATATCCCGCTTATTATATAATTTCGAAATATATAAATGAAGGAAAAATAAGTAAGGAAGAGATTAATGATGAATTTTTTGACTATGTTTTTCTTGGAATAGGTAAGGAGAAAAATGAAATATGGAAAAAAATAAGGGAGGATTTCATTTACTGGTATCCAGTAGATATAAATTTAGGAGGTAAAGAGCATAAAACAGTTCATTTTCCAGTTTTTATAATGAATCATGTTGCAATATTTCCCCAAGAATTTTATCCTCGTGGAATATTCGTAAATTGGTGGGTCACTGGAAAACAAGAAAAAATTTCTAAATCGAAAGGAGGAGCTGAGCCAATACCAGAAGCTGCAAAAATTTATGGAGTAGATGCAATGAGGTTATACTATGCAAATGCAAGTTCGCCTTTTGCAGATATAGAATGGGATGGAAGCAGTGTTGAGCAATATAAAAAAAGGCTCATAAAATTATATCAGCAGTTCAACGAGCTTGTTAATTTAAATGGAAGAGAAAAGGAGATTGATAGATGGCTTTACTCAGCTTTTAATAAAAAATTGAGGGAAGTGATGGAAGCAATGAATGAATTTGATTTAAGA includes the following:
- the leuS gene encoding leucine--tRNA ligase, with the translated sequence MDFGEIERKWQKKWYEEKIYEAKKERGKKFFIHFAYPGISGYLHVGHMRGFTYADIIARYKRMQGYDVIFPAGFHATGLPAVSLAKKVAQGDEKTIEYLRRNGCPEKVIKKLADAREVVKYFSNVYVENYWKKFGFLIDYTRLTDTISDGYKKFIQWQFKKLREKNLLVQKPHFAPFCPNCGPVAVDKSETDISEGGDAEILEFVVIKFKFDEKILPAATLRPETIFGVTNMWINGNEKYVIAKVGKEEWIVSEKGFKKLSFQFENVKKIGEIEGKEIVGKKCIAPFINREIPVLHADFVDVNIATGIVMSVPAHAPYDYVALSDAGMPVEPIRIIDLQGYKIPAKDIVEKMGIKNQMEKEKLDEATEIIYKEEFHKGILNENCADYAGRKINDAKEEIKEEMISRGDAEIMREFSKRVVCRCGEEVVIKNIPEQWFIKYSDFGLTEKSKEWIKNMNIYPAEYKEELPKILDWFGDRACVRQGSWLGTPFPFDEKWIIEPISDSTIYPAYYIISKYINEGKISKEEINDEFFDYVFLGIGKEKNEIWKKIREDFIYWYPVDINLGGKEHKTVHFPVFIMNHVAIFPQEFYPRGIFVNWWVTGKQEKISKSKGGAEPIPEAAKIYGVDAMRLYYANASSPFADIEWDGSSVEQYKKRLIKLYQQFNELVNLNGREKEIDRWLYSAFNKKLREVMEAMNEFDLRKASMITFFDIPNIFSWYARRQGEASIIKFLKKWIAMMAPFTPHIAEEMWEKIGDGLVSLQSFPKHEEIEERIIKAEEILIKTIEDIEEIRKVTGIRGDRIYIYVASEWKWKIAEIATEMGKNIDIKILFEEAKKMNVDMKEASRFIPKIVEEVKREEFFYIDEKKYFEYAKDFMEKELNAKVEIYSEEEDKEKKKIAMPYRPAIYIL
- a CDS encoding DUF438 domain-containing protein; protein product: MEAFGDKKGILKSIIKQIHEGADIEEVRDKLKEVMKDLKASEIAEVEQELINEGIPREEIHKLCDIHLSLFKERIEKEISLPDWHPVKILMKEHEKIEEAIKNGDIELLKKSEKHYLREENILFPYLEKHGIVEPPAIMWREHDKIREMEKEIFMGKKEKIKELGEAVKSHFYKEDKILFPTAIDVLSNEEWKEIREQFDEIGYFAFEPEKMAIEIKKEFKEGVINFETGEMRANEIEAMLNTIPFDITFVDKDDTVKYFNQSKDRIFVRTKAIIGRKVQNCHPSKSVHIVNKIIDEFKKGKRNEASFWIDVNGRKILIRYFAVRKNGEYVGTIEVTQDITDIKKIEGEKRLLDWE